From Halorussus salinus:
TCATAGTGCCCACCCCAGAAGAGCCGCCGTCCGCTTCGGGGGTCGGTCCTGTGACGATACGTTTCACGTCCGTTCGCGCTTCGGCTCTGCTTGATTTCGGCCCAGTTTACGTTGTCGAGCTGGAAGAGAAGGGTTGCTGCCATCTGTCGGTCGTCAGGTCCCCAGTCTTGGCGGCCGGTTGTATATGGGATATTGGCTAGCCTGGTTAGACGGCCTGACTCAGAGGCATCGACGAACGTGGTCGCAGTTATGCTAACGCTGTCGCCCGTCGTCGTTGTATCGCCTTGCTTTCGTTTTAGCGGGGTGACGTCAACCGTCGTGATGCGGCCGGTGTTGTCGGTATGAATCGATTCGATATCCCAGAAGTCGAGGACGTATATCTGGTCAGATTCTGCAATTTCTGCTTTGAGTGTTTGTTCCATCGAGACTGGATTATAGGCTTGGCCTTCTGATTCGTACCAGCGACGGAACGACCCTCCATGCGGTGTCATCGCTAGACCATTTTTCTGCCAGTCTCGTCGGTCCCAAGCGGGGAGTCTGCCGACTCCAGCTATTCCGCCCCAACCCGGCTGGGGGTTAATGAAGAGAATCTTAGTGTCAGCGTCGAGCATCGATGCCGCATTCCGAGCAGCGGCAATGCCCGGCATCGTGGCTCCGTAGACGAGAAGTGCGTATTCCTGTGTCGTCTCGCTCATTACACGCATTTGAGATGCGTCCACATATAAAACTCGGGTAATCTAATAATCCGTCCTCAATGAAGAGACAGAATTTGGCTTAGCATTCATATGCTAAAGCGAGACAGGCCCATATTAGATTATAAACCCTTGCCTAATCATCATCAAAGATAATTATTAACTACTGTTCATGGACGAAGGATTTATAATGTAGTCCTCACATTTCATGTCTATGCCACAGGATGCCAACCAAGGTGGCGGTCAAGAAGAAGCAATGTGGAGCCTCGATGAAGCAACCCGGCGGAAATTCCTCGCTTCAACTGCTCTCGCTGGCGGTATGGGGCTTGCAGGTTGTGCCTCTGGAAATCCAGCACAAGATTCGACCACGACGACCACAACGACGACGGAATCAAGTTCTACAGACAACACCGACGAAACATCTGAAACCACCGAGAAGCCAGACTCGATTTCACTCTGGAATACGTACGGGAAAAGTGACCGTGCGAGCAGCAAATGGATCGCTGCAACCGCCGACGCATACACGTCCAAGACGGACGTTGACATCCAGATACAGGGTCACCCCGAACGGCTAACGGAGAAGGTCCTCGCTGCCTACAAGACCGGAAACGCACCTGATCTTGTCTACGATCACAAGTTCGACAAATACGTCACGCCCGGCAAAGTCGATGAGTCACCGCTCCTCGAAATTAACGAGTACACCGAACAGTTACAGAAGGAGACATACGACATCGTCTGGCCGAAAGTGACGTTCGACGGTGACGTATTCGGCGTTCCTCAAACAGTCAACGCCCGAAACTGGTTTTACAATAAATCGCTCGTCAAGCAAGCAGGCTACGACCCCGAAACATTTGAGCCCCAGACGCTCAGCGACCTCGAACAGGCGATTAAAGACATTACGAACAACACCGATGCGAAAGGCTGGATTTGGCCTGGCGGAGCCACCGCCTACAACTGGTACTTCCCCGCCCACTTCATGCGCTCGTGGTTCGGTGTCGAAATGACCGAACCGGTCGTTAAGCTAGGCGACGGAACGAAAGGGGCCTACTCAGAACTCCGCGGGAATCACTCTGAAACAAAAATCCATGCTGGCGAAGTCGTTGACGTCAAAGTCCGAGTTACCAGTGACGAAATGAAGGCTACGGTCGGATGGATGAAGCGGATGGCCGACCAAGGCTACGTGCCGGACAACGTGCTGACAGCTGACAACGGAGCCTGCATGACGAAAATCTTCCCAAGCAGCAAGGTCGGCCTTTACTTCTCAGGGCCGTGGGCGTATTCGCTGCTGAACAAGCACGTCAAGGATTTCGAGTGGGCCGCGTTCGGACCCGTGACGGAAGCGAAACTCGACGGTCTGAGCGGGTCGGGCTACTTCACTGCTTCAGCCGGAAAACCGCTCATGATTATCGACAAGTCCAACAGCCCCGACTACGCAGGGCAGTTCATCCAAGAGTGGTTCTCCACGGACCGCCAGAAGAAGTTCGTTCAGGAAGTCGGCTCACTCTCTATCCGACCGGAACTCAACACGCAGGAGAACTTCGAAATCCCGCAACTTGCATCCCTTGCAGAGATCGTCAAAGACGCGACCTACTACAGTCCACCTCAAGTCCCTGCAGACGTCGATCTGTGGAACACCGTCGGGTCAGTCGTCCAGCAAATCGTGAGCGGCTCGAAAGAACTCGATCCTGCTCTGAAGAACCTCCAGAGCGTGCTGGAAGACCGGTATGCAGAGGGGCTAAAGTAAGCATATGGCCGGGAACACGGAATCACAGCCGTCACAGTCGCTCGGAAGCCGATTTGAGAAATGGAGTATCCAATTTGGGCGGTACAGTAAGCTCGAAACGGCAGCTGCATACATCATGTTGCTGCCAGACATTCTCATCTTCTCGGCATTCGTGTTCCTGCCGGTCGTGTACGCCTTCTGGCTCTCGTTCCACGAGGCGTACTTCTTCTCGAGCCAGTTCCAGTGGGTCGGACTCGCACACTACAACGACATTCTCTTCCACCCGCTCGCAGAAGCGGCAGGAATCGTCGTCGAGGAGGGGCCAGTCGCGGCCTACGAGTTCCTCACCGACCCGCTCAGGCATCCGTTCTTAGCATCACTGAAGAACAACGTCTACTTCGGTCTGCTTTCGATTCCGGGTAGCGTCATCGCCGGACTCGGACTCGCACTCCTCGTGAACACCCAACTCAAGGGAATCAAATACATCCGGACGGTGTACTTCCTCCCGGTCGTCACGAGTATGATCGTAGTCGCGTTAGTGTTCAACTTCATCTACAACCCGACCTACGGGTTACTGAACTGGCTCCTAACGACGACAGGCATCCTTAACGACGGGGTCATCTGGTTGGCTGACTACCCAATTTTAGCCATCGTTGCAATGACCATCTGGAAAGGCGCTGGCTACAACATGCTCCTGTACCTCGCGGCATTACAGGGGCTTCCAACAGAGGTCTATAAGGCTGCGCGCATTGACGGCGCAGGCCGAATTGCTCGGTTCAAGAATATCACGTGGCCGCTGTTGAAACCGACGACGCTGTTTATCGTCGTGATGACGACGATCGGGTCGTTCAAGGTGTTCACACAGGTGTACGTGATGACCGAAGGCGGGCCAGGATTCAAATCGACCGTTGCGGTCTACTACATCTACGAAAAGGCCTTCGGCGAGTACCTGATGGGTGAAGCGTCCGCAATGTCGTTCGTCCTGTTCGGCATCATCTTCGTTGTCACAGTGATCAACATGCGCTATCTGAACACCGACGTGGAGTACTAACAATGAGCCTCAAAACCAATCCCACCGATCGCATCCAGCGAGTTAAACAACGGTTCGACAATGAGACGATAGGTCGTACCGTTCACATTCTCGCTCTCGCAGTTGTCGCAACGATCATGATCGGACCGTTCCTGTACATGTTCGCCGTCTCGCTGATGAAACCAGGAACGGTCCAGCAACTCCCACCCAAGTTCATCCCCTCAAATCCAGTCAAATGGGGACTCCACAACTATGAGCGAGTGCTCACGAACTTCAACTTCACGCGATTCCTACTGAACTCGCTTCTCGTCACCAGCATCGTCACCGTGTTCAACCTGTTCTTCGACACCCTCGCAGGCTACGTCTTCGCGAAGCTAGAGTTCCCCGGCCGGAAGGTGCTGTTCATGACGATTCTTGCGACATTAATGATCCCGAGCCAGATCACCATCGTTCCATTGTACATCCTGATGGACGCACTCGGGTTCATCAACACGTATATTGGGCTAACAGTGCCGTTCGCGGCGAGCGCGTTCGGCATCTTCCTCATGAAGCAGTTCATCGAGACGATTCCATCGGATCTGGAACGTGCAGCGATGGTCGATGGCTGCTCTCGCTTCGAGGTGTTCTACAAGGTCATCGTCCCGTTGAGCAAGCCCGCAATGGCAACGCTCGGCATTTTCACGTTCATCGGGACGTGGAACTCATTCCTGTGGCCGTTGCTCATCGCCCAGGATCAGTCGATGTACACCCTCGAAGTCGCACTCGCGCAGTTCCAGGGCCGGTTCGAGCAGGACTTAACCGCACTCATGACCGGCATGACGCTCACATCAATCCCGGTCATCATCCTGTTCGTATCGCTACAGAAGTACTACGTTCAAGGCATCAAACTCAGCGGCATCAAAGCATAACATGGCATCAGTAACACTCGACAACATCACCCACCGATACTACGAGGATAATGGCGATGCGACAGTCGCAGTCGATGATATAGCACTCGAAATCGAGGACGGAGAATTCGTCGTGTTCGTCGGCCCGTCCGGATGCGGGAAGACGACGACTCTTGAAACGATTGCTGGGCTGTTACAGCCATCAGAGGGGACCGTCCGGTTCGGCGACCGAGACGTTACGCCGGACCCTGCTCGCAAGCGTGACATCGCGATGGTGTTCCAGTCGTACGCACTGTATCCCCACATGACCGTCAAGGAAAACATGGCGTTCCCATTGAAACAGCGACAGGGAATTACAGGCGAACCAGCTGCCCAAAAGGTCACGGAAGCGGCCGAGATGATGGGTATCGACGACTTGCTAGACCGTATGCCCAGTGATCTCTCGGGCGGCCAAAAACAGCGCGTCGCACTGGGCCGCGCAATCGTCCGAGACCCTGACGTCTTCTTGATGGACGAGCCACTCTCAAATCTTGACGCAAAGCTCCGACGGCAGATGCGAATCGAATTGCAGGAACTCCACTCCGAACTCGGCACGACCACGATCTACGTCACCCACAACCAGGAGGAAGCGATGACGATGTCTGACCGCATCGTCATCATGAACCGTGGCGAAATCCAGCAGGTCGGGCGTCCGCAGGAAATCTACGACGACCCAGCGAACCGGTTCGTAGCTGAATTCATCGGGGAACCATCGATGAATTTCCTTGATGGCCACGTCGGTGCAGATGGCGAAACAATCCAGCTTCACAACACCACAATCACCGTCGCTGGACTTACGGGCGCGAGCGACGCTGCTGTTGCAGTCGGAATCCGGCCCGAAGAAGTTGAGCTTGTCAGCGACGGCGGCGACCTCACAGGTGAGATTCGCCTGATAGAGCCGATGGGGTCACACTTCGAAGTACAAGTAGAGGTCGGAGCTGGGACGTCGGTGACCGCGATGGTCGATACGGAGACGAATCTTCGGACTGGCGACGAAGTCGACATCGTGATGAACGAGTCAGCGGTCCACGTGTTCGATGCTCGCAGTGGTGAAGCATATGACGTTGATCGCGGCCCTGATTCGGAGGTGGCTCAGACTGGACAATGACCTCGATTCAGTATTACCAGCAGTTGTCGACTGACGACACGGGTGACCCGTGCTTCCTCCACGGCACACCCGTCGGAGGAGAGGTATACGGCCGCTTGAGTCAAGCCGGAGAGACGGGCATAGAGTGGGTGACCTACTCCGCGGAGGTCCTTGACCGTGTTGTCCCCGACCACGAGTTCAGTCGCCCCGGTCGGCTTGATTTCACTCAGCTATCCGCCGATCAACGCCGGGTGTTGCAGAACGCCGCCACACAACGCGATTGGCGAGAACTCGCTGTCGACCTCCATGTAAAGACGCCGTTGACGAACCGAGAAGCGGACGTGTATGTCCTTCGGCAGTGGTTCGCATTGAACCGCCGTGAAATCGCAGACCAACTCGACATCTCACCGAATACCGTCGATAATCATGTCCAGCGCGTCAAAGAGATTGACGGCGAGATGATCGAGTTAGTGTCGAACACAATCCAGTACTTCGATATCGCGGAGGAGGTCGCTGCCGAGGTTTCGCAGGTCGAACTTACAGACTGAAACGTACGCTACCACCAGTTTGCGTGGCTGGTAACATGGCCACGTCCCTTCCCTACACCCATGCAGGCAATCGAGACAACCGACGCACCAGCCAGTATCGGGCCCTTCTCACAGGGCATCATCGACGGCGACCGAATCTTCGTCTCCGGCCAGGGTCCAGTAGACCCAGAAACCGGCGAGGTCATCGACGGTGGGATTCGAGAGCAGACCGACCGGACAATGGAGAACATCGCAGCGGTTCTCGAAGCCGGAGGTGCCTCCCTTGACGATCTCGTCAAAACAACAGTATTCGTTCAGGACATGGCTGACTATACCGAGATTAACGAGGTGTACGCCACGCACGTGACGGAGCCGTATCCCGCGCGAAGCGCAGTGCAGGTCGTCGACCTGCCAGTCGATATCGGGGTTGAAATCGAAGCCGTAGCGACGCTCGGGGGTGACTGATGCGGGCAATCGTGACTGACGGCAAGGAGAATGTCTGGGAAGAACAACGTCCCCGGCCGTCACCTTCGAACGGCGAAGTCCTCATCAAAATCCGTGCAGTCGGCATCTGTGGAAGCGACATCGGTCTTATCCACGGTGAGGGACCACCCTGGACCAACTACCCGCTCGTCCCAGGGCACGAAGTGTGCGCCGAAGTTGTGGAACTCGGTGATGACGTCGATTCATTGTCGGTCGGCGACCGAGTAGCACTCCACGGGTTCATCTACTGTAGTACATGTACCGCGTGCCGAGAA
This genomic window contains:
- a CDS encoding ABC transporter ATP-binding protein translates to MASVTLDNITHRYYEDNGDATVAVDDIALEIEDGEFVVFVGPSGCGKTTTLETIAGLLQPSEGTVRFGDRDVTPDPARKRDIAMVFQSYALYPHMTVKENMAFPLKQRQGITGEPAAQKVTEAAEMMGIDDLLDRMPSDLSGGQKQRVALGRAIVRDPDVFLMDEPLSNLDAKLRRQMRIELQELHSELGTTTIYVTHNQEEAMTMSDRIVIMNRGEIQQVGRPQEIYDDPANRFVAEFIGEPSMNFLDGHVGADGETIQLHNTTITVAGLTGASDAAVAVGIRPEEVELVSDGGDLTGEIRLIEPMGSHFEVQVEVGAGTSVTAMVDTETNLRTGDEVDIVMNESAVHVFDARSGEAYDVDRGPDSEVAQTGQ
- a CDS encoding ABC transporter substrate-binding protein — its product is MPQDANQGGGQEEAMWSLDEATRRKFLASTALAGGMGLAGCASGNPAQDSTTTTTTTTESSSTDNTDETSETTEKPDSISLWNTYGKSDRASSKWIAATADAYTSKTDVDIQIQGHPERLTEKVLAAYKTGNAPDLVYDHKFDKYVTPGKVDESPLLEINEYTEQLQKETYDIVWPKVTFDGDVFGVPQTVNARNWFYNKSLVKQAGYDPETFEPQTLSDLEQAIKDITNNTDAKGWIWPGGATAYNWYFPAHFMRSWFGVEMTEPVVKLGDGTKGAYSELRGNHSETKIHAGEVVDVKVRVTSDEMKATVGWMKRMADQGYVPDNVLTADNGACMTKIFPSSKVGLYFSGPWAYSLLNKHVKDFEWAAFGPVTEAKLDGLSGSGYFTASAGKPLMIIDKSNSPDYAGQFIQEWFSTDRQKKFVQEVGSLSIRPELNTQENFEIPQLASLAEIVKDATYYSPPQVPADVDLWNTVGSVVQQIVSGSKELDPALKNLQSVLEDRYAEGLK
- a CDS encoding helix-turn-helix transcriptional regulator, whose amino-acid sequence is MTSIQYYQQLSTDDTGDPCFLHGTPVGGEVYGRLSQAGETGIEWVTYSAEVLDRVVPDHEFSRPGRLDFTQLSADQRRVLQNAATQRDWRELAVDLHVKTPLTNREADVYVLRQWFALNRREIADQLDISPNTVDNHVQRVKEIDGEMIELVSNTIQYFDIAEEVAAEVSQVELTD
- a CDS encoding carbohydrate ABC transporter permease — translated: MLLPDILIFSAFVFLPVVYAFWLSFHEAYFFSSQFQWVGLAHYNDILFHPLAEAAGIVVEEGPVAAYEFLTDPLRHPFLASLKNNVYFGLLSIPGSVIAGLGLALLVNTQLKGIKYIRTVYFLPVVTSMIVVALVFNFIYNPTYGLLNWLLTTTGILNDGVIWLADYPILAIVAMTIWKGAGYNMLLYLAALQGLPTEVYKAARIDGAGRIARFKNITWPLLKPTTLFIVVMTTIGSFKVFTQVYVMTEGGPGFKSTVAVYYIYEKAFGEYLMGEASAMSFVLFGIIFVVTVINMRYLNTDVEY
- a CDS encoding Rid family detoxifying hydrolase, giving the protein MQAIETTDAPASIGPFSQGIIDGDRIFVSGQGPVDPETGEVIDGGIREQTDRTMENIAAVLEAGGASLDDLVKTTVFVQDMADYTEINEVYATHVTEPYPARSAVQVVDLPVDIGVEIEAVATLGGD
- a CDS encoding carbohydrate ABC transporter permease, producing the protein MSLKTNPTDRIQRVKQRFDNETIGRTVHILALAVVATIMIGPFLYMFAVSLMKPGTVQQLPPKFIPSNPVKWGLHNYERVLTNFNFTRFLLNSLLVTSIVTVFNLFFDTLAGYVFAKLEFPGRKVLFMTILATLMIPSQITIVPLYILMDALGFINTYIGLTVPFAASAFGIFLMKQFIETIPSDLERAAMVDGCSRFEVFYKVIVPLSKPAMATLGIFTFIGTWNSFLWPLLIAQDQSMYTLEVALAQFQGRFEQDLTALMTGMTLTSIPVIILFVSLQKYYVQGIKLSGIKA